One Danio rerio strain Tuebingen ecotype United States chromosome 13, GRCz12tu, whole genome shotgun sequence DNA window includes the following coding sequences:
- the vsir gene encoding V-type immunoglobulin domain-containing suppressor of T-cell activation precursor (The RefSeq protein has 3 substitutions compared to this genomic sequence), producing the protein MDVFRAVLLCFHVFTAIRASGDHHSLRVSVPHRTYECPEGADVILKCVPSGTKAYPQDTFWTTWLYTPRSQDHCQKGAHPRKANHTNRSLGVVYSSGDKVFSVSLKNVKHTDQGKYCCWLLDLHGRHKEQEAHDFMYLSVMPTPKDAHNGSLKRLEYSHTASDDSVAEGLAIAACVAFALCLPLILMLVYRQRQTVERHRRAHELVRMDSEAQGHENPVFLGDSPEPKMRTVSQIMMRQPSETGHHLLSEPGTPFSPNIQGELFFSAQGLPESNI; encoded by the exons ATGGATGTATTTCGGGCTGTGTTGCTCTGCTTTCATGTGTTTACTGCGATTCAAG CGAGTGGTGATCATCACTCTCTCAGAGTCTCTGTGCCTCATCGGACCTACGAGTGTCCCGAAGGTGCTGATGTCATTCTGAAGTGTGTTCCGTCCGGGACCAAGGCTTACCCGCAGGACACCTTCTGGACTACCTGGCTCTACACGCCTCGTTCACAGGACCACTGTCAGAAGGGAGCACATCCGCGCAAGGCCAATCACACCAACCGCTCTCTAGGAGTGGTATACTCCAGCGGAGACAAGGTCTTCTCAGTCTCACTGAAGAACGTCAAGCATACGGACCAGGGCAAATACTGCTGCTGGCTTCTGGACCTCCATGGCAGGCACAAGGAGCAGGAAGCCCATGACTTCATGTACCTCTCTGTGATGCCAA CACCCAAAGATGCACATAATGGGAGTCTGAAATGTTTGGAATATTCTCACACTGCTTCAGATG ACTCTGTGGCTGAAGGTCTGGCTATCGCAGCCTGTGTTGCTTTTGTTCTGTGCCTCCCGCTTATTCTGATGCTGGTTTACAGACAGAGACAAACAGTAGAGCGACACAGac GTGCACATGAACTGGTGCGAATGGACAG tgaagcacAGGGGCATGAGAACCCAGTGTTTTTGGGTGATTCTCCAGAACCTAAAATGCGGACAGTATCCCAAATAATGATGAGGCAGCCATCTGAAACAGGACACCACCTCCTGTCAGAACCAGGAACTCCATTCTCTCCAAACATACAAGGAGAACTGTTTTTCTCAGCACAGG gTTTGCCAGAAAGCAATATCTGA